Proteins encoded in a region of the Desulfobotulus mexicanus genome:
- a CDS encoding PAS domain-containing sensor histidine kinase: MLILILYGFRRSWDQIRLAGLLHKTDKELESCKIRYHKISENIRDIYCEILFDGTIMEVSPAIINFTGYSREDFLGKKIHRFYADPGTKDIMVRHLLDHGELKNYELDFRTRWGSIYTGSLNCVLERDKRGEPLCIYGTMRDVTEWRKTIRLLEESEQRYKGILENINDVYYEMDLEGKIDDLSPAIEKASQYQREDLIGTYLFSHCESSEKSQADFFSSLHEQGFLHDFELNLRNRAGNIRSCSLNAEVVFSDQGKPLRIIGSIRDISDRKQVEEALRKSRDELEERVTQRTEELLHTNQKLLREIEDRKRIETELLRREETFRALTENSTDIIIRFAKDLSLDFANSSVKRMTGLPAHEVIGKTLYQAQFHDNLCHLMEQQLSLVFEEGISSSFIFSCPDNRGGRIYDWRMVPEWSGDGKVVSVLCTARDITLLKSAENRIKVLTQELIRAQENERQRIARDLHDHIAQDLATLKIMSQNLFDVWEDVPHVLRQKAEILNRTLGNSIQSVRDLAYDLRPPTLDALGLVRTLFVYCEDVSSKYGILVDFSSAGMDALNLDFDTEINLYRLLQEALSNVRKHASATRVTVRLVASHPHIILRIEDDGKGFEPDVRMGEALREKRMGLRSMEERVALLEGEMKIISAPGAGTRIHIKVAMRLKENDYILPLLTSFPHDIGNM, encoded by the coding sequence GTGCTGATTCTTATCTTGTATGGTTTTCGCAGAAGCTGGGATCAGATCCGTCTCGCTGGCCTTTTGCATAAAACTGACAAGGAGCTTGAATCCTGTAAAATTCGCTATCATAAAATTTCTGAAAATATCAGGGACATTTATTGTGAAATTCTTTTTGATGGTACAATTATGGAGGTCAGTCCTGCCATTATCAATTTTACAGGTTATAGTCGGGAAGATTTTTTAGGGAAAAAAATTCACAGATTTTATGCAGACCCCGGAACAAAGGATATTATGGTCCGGCACCTTCTGGACCATGGAGAGCTTAAAAATTATGAGCTGGATTTTCGCACCCGTTGGGGAAGTATTTATACGGGTTCTCTGAATTGTGTACTGGAAAGGGATAAGCGGGGGGAGCCTCTCTGTATTTATGGTACAATGCGGGATGTCACGGAGTGGCGTAAAACCATACGCCTTCTGGAGGAAAGTGAGCAGAGATACAAAGGGATTCTTGAAAATATTAATGATGTTTATTATGAGATGGACCTTGAGGGTAAAATTGATGATTTAAGTCCTGCCATAGAAAAGGCTTCTCAGTATCAGAGAGAGGATCTTATTGGTACATATCTTTTTTCCCATTGTGAAAGCAGTGAAAAATCTCAAGCAGATTTTTTCAGCAGTCTGCATGAGCAGGGTTTTTTGCATGATTTTGAACTTAATCTAAGAAACAGAGCTGGAAATATCCGTAGCTGTTCTTTGAATGCAGAAGTGGTTTTTAGTGATCAGGGCAAACCTTTGCGTATTATAGGCTCAATAAGGGATATTTCTGATCGCAAGCAGGTTGAGGAAGCCTTGAGAAAATCCAGAGATGAGCTGGAGGAAAGGGTTACTCAACGAACAGAAGAACTTTTGCATACCAATCAGAAACTGCTTCGTGAAATTGAAGATCGTAAACGTATTGAAACAGAACTTTTACGCAGGGAAGAAACCTTTCGAGCCCTAACGGAAAATTCTACGGATATTATCATTCGTTTTGCAAAGGATTTGTCTCTGGATTTTGCCAACAGCTCTGTAAAACGTATGACGGGTCTTCCGGCCCATGAAGTCATTGGTAAAACTCTTTATCAGGCTCAGTTTCATGATAATCTCTGTCACCTTATGGAACAGCAGCTTTCCCTTGTCTTTGAGGAGGGGATATCCAGCAGCTTTATATTTTCCTGCCCGGACAACAGGGGAGGTCGCATTTATGACTGGCGGATGGTTCCTGAATGGTCTGGAGATGGTAAGGTTGTAAGTGTTTTGTGTACTGCCAGAGACATCACCCTCCTGAAATCTGCTGAAAACCGTATTAAAGTTTTGACACAGGAGCTTATCAGGGCTCAGGAAAACGAGCGGCAGAGGATTGCAAGGGATTTGCACGATCATATTGCCCAGGATCTTGCCACCCTTAAAATCATGTCACAGAATCTTTTTGATGTATGGGAAGATGTACCCCATGTACTGAGGCAGAAGGCTGAAATTTTAAACCGTACTCTGGGCAATTCCATTCAGTCGGTCCGGGACCTTGCCTATGATCTGAGACCTCCGACTCTGGATGCTCTGGGGCTTGTCCGCACGCTTTTTGTGTACTGTGAGGATGTCAGCAGTAAGTATGGTATCCTTGTGGATTTCTCTTCTGCAGGCATGGATGCCCTGAATCTGGATTTTGATACGGAGATTAACCTTTACAGGCTTTTGCAGGAAGCTTTGAGTAATGTTCGTAAGCATGCTTCGGCAACCAGAGTGACTGTCCGGCTGGTTGCATCCCATCCCCATATTATTCTTCGCATAGAGGATGATGGTAAAGGGTTTGAACCTGATGTCCGTATGGGAGAAGCGTTAAGGGAAAAGCGTATGGGACTTCGCAGTATGGAAGAAAGGGTTGCGCTTCTGGAGGGAGAGATGAAAATCATTTCTGCGCCCGGTGCGGGAACACGTATTCATATTAAAGTTGCCATGCGGCTTAAGGAAAATGATTATATACTGCCCTTGCTCACCAGCTTTCCCCATGATATTGGAAATATGTGA
- a CDS encoding DsrE family protein, translating into MAVLNVVLHMDDPDDRRLGIGLTNLENLIRAAGGPAHVNAHFVVNGPGVLLFRELAADFAERLFGLAEAGVHFVACQNALRAKGMDVSELPLGMKTVPAGILELVRLQQEEGCAYIKP; encoded by the coding sequence ATGGCGGTTCTGAATGTGGTTTTGCATATGGATGATCCCGATGACAGGCGTTTGGGTATCGGACTGACCAATCTTGAAAATCTTATCCGGGCCGCAGGTGGTCCTGCCCATGTGAATGCCCACTTTGTTGTGAATGGTCCGGGTGTTCTGCTTTTCCGTGAGCTTGCAGCGGATTTTGCAGAAAGGCTTTTCGGTCTTGCCGAGGCAGGAGTTCATTTTGTTGCCTGCCAGAATGCTCTCAGGGCCAAAGGGATGGATGTTTCTGAACTTCCTTTGGGTATGAAAACCGTACCTGCCGGGATTCTGGAGCTGGTACGCCTTCAGCAGGAGGAGGGCTGTGCCTACATCAAGCCCTGA
- a CDS encoding peptidylprolyl isomerase: MLARIRAKASSWMVKFILGIIVLVFVFLGVESYHMGQHNKAATVNGKVIAVDDYRAEYQALVDQIRRQFGGTVSHEILELFQVREQALQRLIERELLLQEADSYKLQVTDDEVAHAIASIPVFQKDGRFDSGVYQNLLQANGMSVAYFEQRQRQDLLLAKLQDLIFGGVTVSELEALDFYNSENRKVAIEAALFRPSDFTPEPISEEDLLARYESHKEAYRTEPMVKAVYLRFDPENFIDQVRVSEEDVRHAYEMRLANYREPERVAARHILIKADNAEDFDAVAAAEKEILVLREKILAGAGFSDVAREFSQCPSAQDGGNLGVFPKEAMVAPFSKAAFALNEGELSEPVQTRFGWHLILVDEKLPEGVKPLELVAEGIRWELQQEKASHAAFDAADQAYDATLAGADLGEVSSLWNLPLNETAFFGRRGPSSGVSDGRAFAEASFSLMEHEVSELLEINEALYLISVKDRMESRIPPLEEVRERVLADMMKEAADALAHKRAMDVLTALKNGEDTGEVLISTGLFGRQGAIPQLGSLPALSRAVFSLGKEENLPGEPVVLEEGYGVFRIVERVLPDEAAFMADRENIKKELRDRKENRMYTQWMASLKNRAKIIIEPAFQREG, from the coding sequence ATGCTGGCACGGATACGGGCGAAGGCGTCCTCCTGGATGGTCAAGTTTATCCTGGGCATTATCGTCCTTGTTTTTGTTTTTCTGGGCGTTGAGTCGTATCATATGGGACAACATAACAAGGCTGCTACGGTGAACGGCAAGGTAATTGCTGTGGATGACTACAGGGCGGAATATCAGGCCCTTGTGGATCAGATCCGCCGCCAGTTCGGTGGCACTGTTTCCCATGAAATTCTGGAACTTTTTCAGGTAAGGGAACAGGCCCTGCAGCGGCTTATCGAGCGTGAACTGCTTCTTCAGGAGGCAGACAGTTACAAATTGCAGGTCACCGATGATGAAGTGGCCCATGCTATTGCGTCTATTCCGGTTTTTCAGAAAGACGGACGTTTTGATTCAGGTGTTTATCAGAATCTGCTGCAGGCCAATGGCATGAGTGTGGCGTATTTTGAGCAGAGACAAAGACAGGATCTGCTTTTAGCGAAACTGCAGGATCTGATTTTTGGCGGGGTTACGGTCTCCGAACTGGAAGCTTTGGACTTTTATAATTCAGAAAACAGAAAAGTAGCCATTGAGGCTGCCCTTTTCCGACCTTCGGACTTTACACCGGAACCCATATCTGAAGAAGATCTTCTTGCCCGCTATGAAAGCCATAAAGAGGCATACAGGACAGAACCCATGGTCAAGGCTGTTTATTTGCGTTTTGACCCGGAAAATTTTATTGATCAGGTAAGGGTTTCCGAGGAAGATGTGCGCCATGCCTATGAAATGCGTCTGGCAAATTACCGGGAACCTGAAAGGGTTGCTGCCCGTCATATCCTCATTAAGGCAGATAATGCTGAAGATTTTGATGCGGTAGCTGCTGCGGAAAAGGAAATTCTTGTTCTGCGGGAAAAGATTCTTGCAGGAGCTGGTTTTTCCGATGTGGCAAGGGAGTTCTCCCAGTGCCCCAGTGCACAGGATGGCGGAAATCTCGGCGTTTTCCCGAAGGAGGCCATGGTAGCCCCGTTTTCTAAAGCTGCTTTTGCCCTGAATGAAGGTGAGCTGAGTGAGCCTGTGCAGACCCGTTTTGGCTGGCACTTGATTCTGGTGGATGAGAAGCTTCCTGAAGGTGTAAAGCCTTTAGAGCTTGTTGCTGAAGGAATACGATGGGAACTGCAGCAGGAAAAAGCAAGTCATGCAGCCTTTGATGCGGCGGATCAAGCCTATGATGCCACCCTTGCCGGAGCAGATCTTGGAGAGGTGTCAAGCTTATGGAATCTTCCTTTGAATGAAACTGCTTTTTTTGGGAGAAGGGGTCCTTCTTCCGGCGTTTCCGATGGCAGGGCCTTTGCTGAAGCATCTTTTTCTCTTATGGAGCATGAGGTAAGTGAACTTTTAGAAATTAATGAAGCTCTTTATCTTATTTCAGTGAAAGATCGTATGGAATCCAGGATTCCTCCCCTGGAAGAAGTTCGGGAGCGTGTGCTGGCAGATATGATGAAAGAGGCTGCAGATGCTCTGGCCCATAAACGGGCCATGGATGTGCTTACAGCATTGAAGAATGGAGAGGATACGGGGGAAGTGCTCATAAGTACGGGCCTTTTTGGACGGCAGGGTGCAATTCCGCAGCTGGGTTCTCTGCCTGCTTTGAGTCGTGCGGTTTTTTCCCTTGGTAAGGAGGAAAATTTACCGGGAGAACCCGTTGTTCTGGAAGAAGGTTATGGGGTATTCCGTATTGTTGAAAGGGTCTTGCCCGATGAAGCCGCATTTATGGCTGATCGGGAAAATATTAAAAAAGAACTCAGAGACCGCAAAGAAAATCGTATGTATACCCAGTGGATGGCTTCTTTGAAGAACAGAGCAAAAATTATTATTGAGCCTGCTTTTCAGCGGGAGGGGTAA
- a CDS encoding PEP/pyruvate-binding domain-containing protein, with product MPIPFTSGLPGLDKVFKGVMAGDNIVWQIDSIEDYQALVLPFAEAAAGQNRRLIYFRFASHPPLLPEDSPAEVHHFDPHTGFETFTTHLHQVIEEAGYGAAYVFDCLSGLAGAWKSDQMLGNFFVLTCPRLYELETVTYFALQRNAHSSFATDPITETTQYLLDIFRYNERLYIRPVKVQYRSTSSMNTIHLWEDADTFPPVTRSALIAEILASASWPGLHADRRLGFWRRSFSDVPRILAESRAGLCPKEKEINLFMRLARQMLSRDGRMLELIRRYMSLEDILSIRDRMVGIGFIGGKAVGMLVARAILKKENSRFHELLETHDSFYIGSDVFHTFLVRNGIWWIRQKQRSPEAFLADIAEAQTRIRQGHFINYHMEQFMKLIDYFGESPYIVRSSSLLEDNYGNAFAGKYDSVFCVNQGSREARLDMLLNAIRHVYASTMSENALRYRNQRGLLDKDEQMALLVMRVSGQPADNAFYPHAAGVGFSYNPYVWSREIDPKAGVLRLVFGLGTRAVDRSDDDYTRVVALNAPSRRPESNFDEVCEYSQRRMDYLDLAANKLLSGYFSDIGAKNKDMPLPLVASSAGGGMLGKGPRHWIVTFDRLLSQTPFVEDMKEILQTLQMAYEHPVDIEFALNFMGDESYRINLLQCRPLQVEGVDEVALPEVEIASKDMILETRGAVVGKSRILTIDRFIYVVPALYGELPVKERYEVARIIGRLNRLTDRENCNLMVMGPGRWGTSSPDLGIPTHFAEIDRVRVLCEVVTMRKNLIPDVSLGTHFLNELVEMNMLYLALFPEGEGNELKESLFLNAPNRLTELLPDMEKWQDMIRVLDTSLVVPEGTRITLMADAVEQRVVAFLDRRGG from the coding sequence ATGCCCATTCCCTTCACTTCCGGCCTTCCCGGACTGGACAAGGTTTTTAAAGGTGTCATGGCCGGAGACAATATTGTCTGGCAGATTGACAGCATAGAAGATTATCAGGCACTGGTGCTTCCCTTTGCCGAAGCCGCAGCTGGTCAGAACCGGAGACTGATTTATTTTCGTTTTGCCTCCCACCCCCCCCTTCTGCCCGAAGACAGCCCTGCGGAAGTCCATCATTTTGATCCACATACGGGTTTTGAAACCTTTACCACCCATCTCCATCAGGTGATTGAAGAGGCTGGATACGGTGCTGCCTATGTTTTTGACTGCCTTTCCGGGTTGGCCGGGGCCTGGAAATCGGATCAGATGCTGGGCAATTTCTTTGTGCTTACCTGCCCGAGGCTATATGAGCTTGAAACCGTTACCTATTTTGCCCTGCAACGCAATGCCCACTCTTCCTTTGCAACGGATCCCATCACGGAAACCACCCAGTATCTTCTGGATATTTTTCGTTACAATGAAAGGCTTTATATCCGGCCTGTAAAGGTGCAGTACCGTTCCACCTCTTCCATGAACACCATTCATCTCTGGGAAGATGCAGATACTTTCCCTCCCGTTACCCGCAGTGCCTTGATCGCAGAAATTCTTGCTTCCGCCAGCTGGCCGGGGCTGCATGCGGACAGAAGGTTGGGGTTCTGGCGAAGATCCTTTAGTGATGTACCAAGAATACTTGCAGAATCCAGGGCGGGGCTTTGCCCCAAAGAAAAGGAGATTAACCTTTTCATGCGCCTTGCCCGCCAGATGCTATCCAGAGACGGCCGCATGCTGGAGTTGATCCGAAGATACATGAGTCTTGAGGATATTCTCAGTATCCGGGACCGCATGGTGGGTATCGGATTCATTGGGGGGAAAGCCGTGGGTATGCTGGTGGCAAGGGCGATTTTAAAAAAAGAGAATTCCCGTTTCCATGAGCTGCTGGAAACTCATGATTCCTTTTATATCGGCTCCGATGTCTTTCATACCTTTCTTGTGAGAAACGGCATCTGGTGGATACGTCAGAAACAGCGTAGCCCTGAGGCTTTCCTTGCGGATATAGCCGAAGCCCAGACCCGTATCCGGCAGGGGCATTTCATCAATTATCATATGGAGCAGTTCATGAAGCTCATCGATTATTTCGGTGAGTCCCCCTATATTGTCCGTTCCAGCTCCCTTCTGGAAGACAATTACGGCAATGCCTTTGCCGGAAAATATGACAGTGTTTTCTGCGTGAATCAGGGGTCCCGTGAGGCACGTCTTGACATGCTGCTCAATGCCATACGCCACGTTTATGCCAGTACCATGAGTGAAAACGCCCTGCGTTACCGCAATCAGCGGGGACTTCTGGATAAAGATGAGCAGATGGCCCTGCTGGTTATGCGGGTATCGGGGCAGCCTGCGGATAATGCCTTTTATCCCCATGCCGCAGGTGTTGGTTTTTCCTACAATCCCTATGTCTGGAGCAGGGAGATTGACCCTAAAGCCGGGGTGCTGCGCCTTGTCTTTGGTCTTGGAACACGGGCCGTGGACAGATCCGATGATGATTATACAAGGGTGGTGGCCCTTAATGCTCCTTCCCGCAGGCCGGAATCCAACTTTGATGAAGTTTGTGAATATTCCCAGAGGCGTATGGATTATCTGGATCTGGCGGCCAACAAACTCCTTTCCGGATATTTTTCCGATATTGGAGCAAAAAACAAAGACATGCCCCTGCCTCTGGTGGCTTCCTCTGCTGGCGGAGGTATGCTGGGTAAGGGGCCTAGGCACTGGATTGTAACCTTTGACAGACTTTTGAGTCAGACTCCCTTTGTGGAGGATATGAAGGAAATTCTCCAGACCCTGCAGATGGCCTATGAACATCCTGTGGATATTGAGTTTGCCCTGAATTTCATGGGAGATGAATCCTACAGAATCAACCTCTTGCAGTGTCGCCCCCTGCAAGTGGAAGGTGTGGATGAGGTGGCCCTGCCCGAGGTGGAGATAGCGTCTAAGGATATGATCCTTGAAACCCGTGGGGCAGTGGTGGGAAAAAGCCGTATTCTCACTATAGACCGTTTTATTTATGTGGTTCCTGCCCTGTATGGGGAGCTGCCCGTAAAGGAGCGTTACGAGGTGGCCCGCATCATCGGCAGGCTCAACCGCCTGACGGACAGGGAAAACTGTAACCTCATGGTAATGGGGCCGGGTAGATGGGGAACCAGCAGTCCGGATCTGGGTATTCCCACTCATTTTGCAGAAATTGACCGGGTGCGGGTACTCTGTGAGGTGGTGACCATGAGGAAAAATCTCATCCCCGATGTTTCCCTCGGAACCCATTTCCTCAATGAGCTGGTGGAAATGAATATGCTCTATCTGGCCCTGTTTCCCGAAGGGGAGGGCAATGAGCTGAAAGAGTCCTTATTCCTCAACGCCCCCAACCGTCTGACGGAGCTTTTGCCGGATATGGAAAAATGGCAGGACATGATCCGGGTGCTGGATACCTCCCTTGTGGTGCCCGAGGGTACCCGCATTACCCTTATGGCCGATGCCGTGGAGCAGCGGGTGGTGGCTTTTCTGGATCGGAGGGGGGGATAG
- a CDS encoding integron integrase produces the protein MDPSPEPSLRPADSPSSGNKNQTNAPPCPWNQALLSLSNEIKVRQYSPKTLKSYTLWAEKLRYFTLHKPPEMLDVEDVKRFLTHLAVERKVAASSQNQAFNALLFFFRHVLHREFGTMEGVVRVKRKPYIPVVLSREEVWRVIENLKYPFDLIVKILYGCGLRLSECMKLRIQDLNFDAMILTIHDGKGKKDRTVPIPQKLKIELENHLHLVVEKHEKDLASGYAGVFLPSAIERKYPGAAKELVWQWVFPSKELTLVPDTGELRRYHLHETHVQKAIKMAVRKSKLLKRASAHTFRHTFASHLLAANVDLRTIQELLGHSDIRTTMIYTHTVISTTIKEKKSPLDFDDGIF, from the coding sequence ATAGACCCTTCTCCTGAACCTTCTCTCCGGCCTGCGGATTCCCCTTCCTCAGGCAACAAGAATCAGACCAATGCCCCTCCATGCCCATGGAATCAAGCCCTTTTATCCCTCAGTAATGAAATCAAGGTAAGGCAGTATTCTCCCAAAACCCTGAAATCCTATACCCTCTGGGCTGAAAAGCTCCGCTACTTTACCCTCCATAAACCACCGGAAATGCTGGATGTTGAAGATGTGAAACGCTTTCTCACCCACCTTGCCGTGGAAAGAAAGGTGGCGGCATCCTCCCAGAATCAGGCCTTCAATGCCCTTCTCTTCTTTTTTCGCCATGTGCTTCACAGGGAATTCGGGACGATGGAGGGGGTGGTGCGGGTAAAAAGGAAACCCTATATTCCTGTGGTGCTTTCAAGGGAAGAGGTGTGGCGGGTCATAGAAAATTTAAAATACCCCTTTGATCTTATAGTAAAAATTCTTTATGGCTGCGGACTGAGGCTTTCCGAATGCATGAAGCTGAGAATACAGGATTTAAATTTTGATGCCATGATTCTCACCATCCATGATGGAAAAGGAAAGAAAGACCGGACCGTTCCCATACCCCAAAAACTGAAAATAGAGCTGGAAAACCATCTGCACCTTGTTGTGGAAAAACATGAAAAGGATCTTGCATCAGGCTATGCAGGGGTTTTTCTGCCTTCCGCCATTGAACGCAAATACCCCGGTGCGGCAAAGGAGCTTGTCTGGCAGTGGGTTTTTCCATCCAAGGAACTCACCCTTGTTCCGGATACGGGGGAGCTGCGAAGATACCACCTCCACGAAACCCATGTACAAAAGGCCATAAAAATGGCCGTGAGAAAGTCAAAGCTTTTGAAGCGCGCCTCTGCCCACACCTTCCGCCACACCTTTGCCAGTCATCTTCTGGCGGCCAATGTGGATTTACGCACCATACAGGAACTTCTGGGGCACAGCGACATCCGCACCACCATGATCTACACCCACACAGTTATTTCCACCACCATTAAAGAAAAGAAAAGCCCCTTAGATTTTGATGACGGAATCTTCTGA
- the kdsB gene encoding 3-deoxy-manno-octulosonate cytidylyltransferase: protein MKKTVIIPARWGSSRLEGKPLHPIDGIPMIQHVYQRCAKAAVDTVVVATDDLRIIKAVEAFGGRAVLTSEKNRSGTDRVADAARILELSPDDILVNVQGDQPLIHPSCIDEVTAPFEKESDLPMATLGYIIQDTREIHDPKDVKLVTDIRGNALYFSRATIPHARDENTPVTYIKHLGVYAYTRRFLDIFKDLSTGQLEDIEKLEQLRVLEHGYTIRVVMTPHDSPEVDLPEDIIRIETKLKSGS from the coding sequence ATGAAAAAAACGGTTATCATTCCCGCCCGATGGGGCTCCAGCAGGCTTGAAGGCAAACCCCTGCATCCCATCGATGGTATTCCGATGATTCAGCACGTTTATCAGCGCTGTGCAAAAGCAGCCGTGGATACCGTGGTGGTGGCCACCGATGATCTGAGGATTATCAAGGCCGTGGAAGCCTTTGGGGGCAGAGCCGTCCTCACATCAGAAAAAAACAGATCCGGCACAGACCGGGTTGCAGATGCCGCACGGATTCTTGAACTCTCCCCGGATGATATCCTTGTAAATGTACAGGGGGATCAGCCCTTGATTCATCCCTCATGCATAGATGAAGTGACAGCACCCTTTGAAAAAGAATCGGATCTGCCCATGGCAACCCTTGGCTATATCATTCAGGACACAAGGGAAATCCATGATCCCAAGGATGTGAAACTGGTAACGGATATCCGGGGCAATGCCCTCTACTTTTCCAGGGCCACCATTCCCCATGCAAGAGATGAAAATACACCAGTTACTTATATAAAGCATCTGGGCGTCTATGCCTACACCAGACGCTTCCTTGATATATTCAAAGATCTTTCCACAGGCCAGCTTGAAGATATCGAAAAACTGGAACAGCTCAGAGTACTGGAACATGGCTATACCATCCGTGTGGTGATGACCCCCCACGACTCACCTGAGGTGGATCTTCCCGAAGACATTATCCGTATCGAAACAAAATTAAAATCAGGGAGCTGA
- a CDS encoding bacteriohemerythrin, translating to MEQMIWDESLNVRVQNIDEQKQKIVEHINKIYQKHAERAEPKVLFDLLNELGEGLRMHFALEEKIMQQQGYPELIDHRKLHKLFIRKTLNVRRALADNPDNVKDESLRYLGDWLLAHIRSEDQRFAPYARIRMFIDRQKKSKRMR from the coding sequence ATGGAACAGATGATTTGGGATGAGAGTTTAAATGTTCGGGTGCAGAATATTGATGAGCAGAAACAAAAAATAGTTGAACACATCAATAAAATATACCAGAAGCATGCAGAGAGGGCAGAGCCCAAGGTTCTTTTTGACCTTTTGAACGAGCTGGGTGAAGGTTTGCGCATGCATTTTGCCCTTGAAGAAAAAATCATGCAGCAGCAGGGATATCCAGAACTGATTGATCACAGAAAGCTGCATAAGCTTTTTATAAGGAAAACGCTGAACGTCAGGCGTGCCCTTGCAGATAATCCTGACAATGTTAAGGATGAAAGTCTACGGTATCTTGGAGACTGGCTGTTGGCCCATATCCGTTCAGAGGATCAGCGTTTTGCGCCTTATGCCAGAATACGTATGTTTATAGATCGTCAGAAAAAAAGCAAACGCATGCGTTAA
- a CDS encoding class I SAM-dependent methyltransferase, translated as MPTSSPDVLNEKKVIAYYRELASTFIERTLKLDSSAFLSDFVSFLPEGARVFDMGCGSGRDLKWLKAQGFHAEGLERSPELAAFARSYSGCRVWEADFENWDFKDIKADGLLFSGSLVHLPEERVISVMERLGSLLTGHGRIYVSLKEGNGTYRDKNGRIFYLWEKEKAESLWGKVGRNILFFSSQKSGAGTDWLSWVLE; from the coding sequence GTGCCTACATCAAGCCCTGATGTCTTGAATGAGAAAAAAGTTATTGCATACTACCGGGAGCTGGCATCTACATTTATTGAAAGAACACTGAAGCTGGATTCTTCTGCTTTTCTCAGTGATTTTGTGAGTTTTCTTCCGGAAGGGGCAAGGGTTTTCGATATGGGCTGCGGGTCGGGCAGGGATCTGAAATGGCTGAAGGCACAGGGATTCCATGCAGAAGGTCTGGAACGATCTCCGGAGCTTGCGGCTTTTGCAAGGAGTTATTCCGGTTGCAGGGTCTGGGAAGCTGATTTTGAAAACTGGGATTTTAAAGATATTAAGGCGGATGGTCTTCTTTTTTCAGGTTCCCTTGTGCATCTGCCCGAAGAAAGAGTTATTTCTGTTATGGAAAGGCTTGGCTCCCTCCTCACAGGTCACGGAAGGATTTATGTTTCCCTGAAGGAAGGAAATGGAACTTACAGGGATAAAAACGGACGGATTTTTTATCTTTGGGAAAAAGAAAAGGCTGAAAGCCTTTGGGGAAAAGTTGGCCGGAATATTCTTTTTTTCAGTAGCCAGAAATCCGGTGCAGGTACGGACTGGCTGAGCTGGGTGCTGGAGTGA
- a CDS encoding DUF2760 domain-containing protein, producing the protein MNPSVVVLRRIFWLALLFFIPLFTFAGWLAAYVPPEAGILPSSMDAFRPVIPHAGALAGLFSAIVFRAICSLLLNKQQKTLVPQPSAKEMKPARLKPEEDPATRKAREERMFLYLLSVLQKEGRLLDFFAEDLDLYEDDQIGAAVRPVHESARKILSRYMDLGVVMEEEEGSRITVPKGFDPSRIKLVGKVAGEPPFQGILRHRGWRARGVRMPSFSDAGGADVLTPSEVEIL; encoded by the coding sequence GTGAACCCTTCAGTTGTTGTTTTAAGACGTATTTTCTGGCTTGCGCTTTTGTTTTTCATTCCCCTGTTCACCTTTGCAGGATGGCTTGCGGCCTATGTACCCCCTGAAGCTGGTATTCTGCCATCATCCATGGATGCTTTCCGGCCTGTCATTCCCCATGCAGGTGCTCTGGCGGGTCTTTTTTCTGCCATTGTGTTTAGGGCAATCTGTAGTCTGCTTTTAAATAAGCAGCAGAAGACCCTTGTTCCACAACCCTCTGCAAAGGAAATGAAACCAGCCAGATTAAAACCCGAAGAAGATCCGGCTACAAGAAAAGCCAGGGAAGAGCGCATGTTTTTGTATCTCCTCTCCGTTTTGCAGAAAGAAGGCAGACTGCTGGATTTTTTTGCAGAAGATCTGGATCTCTATGAAGATGATCAGATAGGTGCTGCTGTGAGACCTGTCCATGAAAGTGCCCGTAAAATTCTGTCCCGTTATATGGATCTGGGTGTTGTAATGGAAGAAGAGGAAGGCAGCCGGATTACGGTTCCCAAGGGATTTGATCCTTCACGGATCAAGCTTGTGGGAAAGGTTGCAGGAGAGCCGCCATTCCAGGGTATTCTGCGCCATCGGGGCTGGCGGGCCAGGGGAGTTCGTATGCCTTCCTTCAGTGATGCAGGTGGGGCGGATGTGTTGACACCTTCGGAGGTTGAAATTCTCTAA